The following are encoded in a window of Poecile atricapillus isolate bPoeAtr1 chromosome 21, bPoeAtr1.hap1, whole genome shotgun sequence genomic DNA:
- the SMTNL2 gene encoding smoothelin-like protein 2: MAGEIEDLNSRDAQTVCDGLGRYEDTLRGAVREIHVDIQLFKQGVGRQVEEVLRLASPLAHAVSELQQENRRLRVQLERLSRQVEALGRSAGLPQEWVNEAAESPQVVGPGSPRQGSADGTFSSHAKLAVTGRSQSVDLEDHQKPEFRRVFSSSIIENGHRSSSSGQAKVAHELTCFQMSESSPPEAHAPAVTLQMPHLPVTAVTRTSEKFSGENICPTGATNTSFCLPGQGKSTNALGVKSSNQPVKDWNSITTRTTDSSATGENATSVTKSVSAVNYGLCSGAKTGESAVDSYCDATHSSHSPPPTVHHQVERRRELVRSQTLPRTTGTQARKALLEKLERDGKGKGESRAKLKRSLSFGVASASSIKQILLDWCRSKTMGYKHIDLQNFSSSWNDGMAFCALVHSFFPEAFDYNKLDPANRKQNFELAFTTAEKMAHCDRLIEVEDMMVMGHKPDPMCVFTYVQSLYSHLRCFE; this comes from the exons ATGGCCGGCGAGATCGAGGATCTGAATAGTCGGGACGCGCAGACTGTCTGCGATGGCCTGGGACGCTACGAGGACACGCTGCGGGGCGCCGTCCGCGAGATCCATGTAGACATCCAGCTGTTCAAGCAGGGAGTAGGCCGGCAGGTGGAGGAGGTGCTGCGACTCGCCAGCCCCTTGGCACACGCTGTCTCcgagctgcagcaggagaaccGGCGCCTGCGGGTACAGCTGGAGCGCCTGTCTCGGCAGGTGGAGGCCCTGGGCCGGTCGGCGGGGCTGCCGCAGGAATGGGTGAACGAAGCGGCGGAGAGCCCTCAGGTCGTTGGGCCCGGCTCGCCAAGGCAAGGTTCAGCCGACGGCACATTCTCCAGTCATGCCAAGCTAGCGGTCACTGGCCGGAGCCAA AGCGTAGACCTGGAAGACCACCAGAAACCTGAGTTTAGAAGAGTTTTTAGTTCTTCCATCATTGAAAATGGGCATCGATCTTCATCATCAG GTCAGGCAAAAGTTGCCCATGAACTGACTTGTTTTCAGATGTCAGAATCTTCTCCCCCTGAAGCCCATGCCCCTGCAGTCACCTTACAGATGCCCCATCTTCCAGTTACTGCAGTAACCAGGACATCTGAGAAGTTTTCAGGAGAGAACATCTGTCCAACAGGAGCAACTAATACATCTTTTTGCCTGCCGGGACAGGGCAAGAGCACAAATGCATTGGGAGTAAAATCTTCCAACCAGCCAg tgaagGACTGGAATTCAATTACAACGAGAACAACAGATTCATCTGCCACTGGAG AGAATGCTACTTCTGTCACCAAGTCTGTCTCAGCTGTGAACTACGGGCTGTGTAGTGGAGCCAAAACTGGTGAAAG TGCTGTTGACAGTTACTGTGATGCGACCCACAGCTCTCACTCCCCTCCTCCTACTGTACATCACCAAGTTGAACGGAGGCGAGAATTGGTGCGATCTCAGACGCTCCCACGGACTACAGGAACACAGGCCAGGAAAGCACTTCTCGAGAAACTCGAACGTGATGGAAA aggaaaaggagaatcCAGAGCTAAGCTGAAGAGGTCGCTGAGTTTTGGGGTTGCCAGCGCTAGCAGCATTAAACAAATTCTGTTAGACTGGTGCCGCTCAAAAACCATGGGATACAAG CACATTGATCTCCAGAACTTTTCCTCAAGCTGGAATGATGGGATGGCATTCTGCGCTCTTGTGCATTCTTTCTTTCCGGAAGCTTTTGATTATAATAAGCTTGACCCAGCTAATCGCAAGCAGAACTTTGAGCTGGCCTTCACAACGGCTGA